One window of Quercus robur chromosome 5, dhQueRobu3.1, whole genome shotgun sequence genomic DNA carries:
- the LOC126725775 gene encoding transcription factor MYB15-like, which produces MGGEREMVKAPVYDKKGLKKGAWTPEEDDKLRSFIQRYGHSNWYKLPMLAGLSRCGKSCRMRWLNYLQPGVKRGNFTDEEEDLIIKLHEEAGNKWSMIAKHLPGRTDNEIKNHWHTHLKKHVKQNPKTSEVKEQFNEISQCKAKKNRESESGSLHASASHHQSLESSPLSTELSSPELFSLGYDHPPVAGINWAEEDCLTSFETFEDTFGEFWTEPFVADNMNIPVEFPISPYILYHDDIDSFDQVMQELPKN; this is translated from the exons atggggggagagagagagatggtgaaAGCTCCCGTCTATGACAAAAAAGGACTGAAGAAAGGTGCATGGACTCCAGAAGAAGATGATAAGCTAAGAAGTTTTATTCAGAGATATGGCCACTCAAATTGGTACAAACTTCCCATGCTCGCCG GTTTATCAAGGTGTGGCAAGAGTTGCAGGATGCGATGGTTGAACTACCTCCAGCCAGGTGTAAAACGTGGAAACTTCACCGATGAAGAAGAGGATTTAATCATCAAGTTACATGAAGAAGCTGGAAAcaa ATGGTCTATGATTGCCAAGCATTTACCCGGACGAACAGACAATGAGATAAAGAACCATTGGCACACGCACCTAAAGAAGCATGTAAagcaaaatccaaaaacatcTGAGGTGAAGGAGCAATTTAATGAAATTTCCCAATGCAAAGccaagaaaaatagagaatcagAAAGTGGAAGTCTTCATGCCAGTGCTTCCCATCACCAAAGCTTAGAAAGCTCTCCCTTGTCCACAGAACTATCTTCCCCTGAACTCTTCTCTTTGGGCTATGATCATCCACCTGTAGCTGGCATAAATTGGGCTGAAGAAGACTGTCTTACTTCATTCGAAACATTTGAAGACACCTTTGGAGAATTTTGGACTGAACCATTTGTAGCAGACAACATGAATATCCCAGTTGAGTTTCCAATATCTCCATATATTTTATACCATGATGACATAGATTCGTTTGACCAAGTGATGCAGGAATTGCCAAAAAACTAA